In a single window of the Aquarana catesbeiana isolate 2022-GZ linkage group LG13, ASM4218655v1, whole genome shotgun sequence genome:
- the PMVK gene encoding phosphomevalonate kinase, with amino-acid sequence MASGDGGGAWWHERCGGRGPGVEEMAAPRLVLVFSGKRKSGKDFITDRLQESLSGDTCAILRLSGPLKKQFAQERGLDFQRLLDASEYKETYRAAMIRWGEEKRNSDPGFFCRLIVEGVTQPVWIVSDARRRSDVDWFLSSYGAITQTVRVEASPETRRARGWEYTPEVDEAESECGLDTGVTFDWIISNDGDQSALEEQLRQLTAFIRSKLTAEV; translated from the exons ATGGCGTCAGGCGATGGGGGCGGGGCCTGGTGGCATGAGCGCTGTGGTGGGCGGGGCCCCGGTGTGGAGGAGATGGCGGCTCCCCGGTTGGTTTTGGTGTTCAGCGGAAAGAGGAAATCCGGGAAAGATTTCATCACCGACCGACTACAGGAGAG CCTCAGCGGTGACACGTGCGCCATCCTGCGTCTCTCAGGGCCCCTAAAGAAGCAGTTTGCTCAG GAACGCGGTTTGGACTTTCAACGTCTGCTGGACGCCAGCGAGTACAAAGAGACGTACCGAGCCGCCATGATccgctggggggaggagaagaggaaCTCCGACCCCGGCTTCTTCTGCCGCCTCATCGTGGAGGGCGTGACCCAGCCTGTGTGG ATCGTCAGTGATGCGCGGCGGAGGTCAGACGTGGATTGGTTCCTGTCATCGTACGGCGCCATCACCCAGACCGTGCGAGTGGAGGCGTCACCGGAGACCCGGAGGGCCAGAGGATGGGAGTACACCCCCG AGGTGGACGAGGCGGAGTCAGAGTGCGGTCTGGACACCGGCGTGACGTTTGATTGGATCATCTCCAACGACGGGGACCAGAGCGCCCTGGAGGAGCAGCTCCGCCAACTGACGGCGTTCATCCGCAGCAAGCTGACCGCAGAGGTGTGA